Within the bacterium genome, the region CGGAACACGTTGCGCGGCGTCCTGCAGGTCGCGACGCCGGAGGCGACGGCTTTCGACCTCGTCGGGTACTCGTCGCGCGCAGGCGGACTCTCGAACGTCGCCACCGTCCTCGCCGACCTCGCCGAGCGGCTCGACGCGGGGAAGCTGCTCGCCGAAGCGGAACACGCTCCGCTCCCCTGGTCGCAGCGTTTGGGATACCTGCTGGAGCGCGCCGGCGCCGCGGGCGTCGCCGCGCCCTTGGCCGAACGCGTCGCGTCGTTGGCGAAGGAGTACGCGCCGCTGCGGCCGGGACGAACCGTCGTCGGCGCGGCGCGCGACCGACGCTGGCGGCTGCTCGTCAACGAAGCGGTCGAGCCGGAATCGTGATCCCGTTCGACTACATCACCGAGTGGCGCTCGCAGGCCCCGTGGACGGCCGACGCGCAGGTCGAGCAAGACCTCGTCGTCTCGCGCGCCCTCGCCGCCATATTCGGCGATCCCGCGGCGTCAAGGCGTCTGGCTTTCCGCGGCGGGACCGCGCTCTACAAGCTCTATGTGCGGCCGCCGACGCGGTACTCCGAAGACATCGATTTGGTCCAGGTCGCGGCGGAGCCGGTCGGCGACCTGCTCGACGCAGTTCGGCAAGCGCTCGATCCGTGGCTCGGGACGCCGCGTCGCATCGTCAAGGGCGGCGGGGTGACGCTCGTCTACCGCGCGGAGTCCGAGGCGCGGCCGCCGACGCCGCTGCGCCTCAAGGTCGAGGTCAACACGCGCGAGCACTTCTCCGTGTTTGGCTTCGAAGAAAGGGACTTCGCCGTGCGCTCGCGGTGGTTCTCCGGCGACGCGCGGATCACGACCTACTGCCTGGACGGGCTCCTCGGCACGAAGCTGCGCGCGCTGTACCAACGAAAGAAGGGCCGCGATCTGTTCGATCTCTTTGTCGCCGGCCGAAACCCGGGCGTTTCGCCGGCGCGGGTCGTCGAGTGCTTCGGACGCTACCTTGAGCGGACCGGTCTGCGGGTCACGCGTGCCGAGTTCGAAATGAACCTGCGGGAGAAGCTGGCCGACGGCGCATTCATCGGGGACATCGCGCCGCTCGTCGCGCCGGACTTCGCATGGAGCGTCGAGGAGGCGGCTCGCTATGTCCAGAGCCAGATCGTCCCCCTGATTCCGGGCGAGCCGTGGCGGGGCGGGGAATAGCGCAAGAGACGGGGCCTACTTCTTGCGCTTCGACGACGTCCGCTTGTTGTCCGCCTTCTTCTCGGGCACGGTCACTTCGAGGTGGATCTGGCTGCGGGCGTCTGCAAGAGCCCTCGCGATCTCCTTGGCGCGGGTGTGCGTCGCGGACGACTCCTTCTTCACGTCCAGCGTCTCTTCGAG harbors:
- a CDS encoding nucleotidyl transferase AbiEii/AbiGii toxin family protein, whose amino-acid sequence is MIPFDYITEWRSQAPWTADAQVEQDLVVSRALAAIFGDPAASRRLAFRGGTALYKLYVRPPTRYSEDIDLVQVAAEPVGDLLDAVRQALDPWLGTPRRIVKGGGVTLVYRAESEARPPTPLRLKVEVNTREHFSVFGFEERDFAVRSRWFSGDARITTYCLDGLLGTKLRALYQRKKGRDLFDLFVAGRNPGVSPARVVECFGRYLERTGLRVTRAEFEMNLREKLADGAFIGDIAPLVAPDFAWSVEEAARYVQSQIVPLIPGEPWRGGE